From the Leptospira biflexa serovar Patoc strain 'Patoc 1 (Paris)' genome, one window contains:
- a CDS encoding glycosyltransferase family 2 protein translates to MHKEEFPLVSIIIPTHNRRHLVERAVLSVLNQTYPNWELHIIDDGSTDDTWSYLLTQLMGWKRQIQSFGRMLKSIQIHQTEHRGVSAARNFGIQKSLGDWVCFLDSDDEWFKEKLEKQIQYHTDHKELYFSQTNEIWNKNGNLLEPKGKYKKLSGHFLEESLALCMVTCSSFIAHKQTLENIGSFREEMKTCEDYDLWNRILYQGHSIGLLAENLLVRYGGHEDQLSNKFQAIERFRLYSLLCLANETWQKSESVPGGLENGKENSNQWTNKQNSLKKAILLRLDTLIHGRKKRGKEVQLFSNWKELFGKNQPIPQKDLLTLLDDSLF, encoded by the coding sequence ATGCACAAGGAAGAATTTCCTCTCGTTTCTATCATTATACCGACGCATAACAGACGTCACCTTGTGGAACGAGCCGTCCTTTCTGTTCTGAACCAAACCTATCCCAATTGGGAACTGCATATCATTGATGATGGTTCAACCGACGACACCTGGTCCTATCTACTGACCCAACTGATGGGATGGAAACGCCAGATCCAATCCTTTGGCAGAATGTTAAAATCAATCCAAATCCACCAAACAGAACATAGGGGAGTGAGTGCGGCACGTAATTTTGGGATTCAAAAATCTTTAGGTGATTGGGTATGTTTTTTAGATTCCGATGATGAATGGTTCAAAGAGAAACTAGAAAAACAAATCCAATACCATACGGACCATAAAGAACTGTATTTTTCGCAAACGAATGAAATTTGGAATAAAAATGGAAATCTCCTCGAACCCAAAGGTAAATACAAAAAACTATCAGGTCATTTTTTAGAGGAATCATTGGCATTGTGTATGGTGACTTGCTCCAGTTTCATTGCTCACAAACAAACTTTGGAAAACATTGGGTCTTTTCGAGAGGAAATGAAAACCTGCGAGGATTATGATTTGTGGAATCGAATTTTATACCAAGGCCATTCCATCGGTTTACTTGCAGAAAATCTTCTCGTTCGGTATGGGGGCCATGAGGACCAATTATCAAACAAGTTCCAAGCCATCGAACGTTTTCGTTTGTATTCTTTACTCTGCCTAGCCAATGAAACTTGGCAAAAATCTGAATCGGTGCCAGGCGGACTAGAAAATGGGAAGGAAAACTCAAATCAGTGGACAAACAAACAAAATTCACTCAAAAAAGCCATTCTCCTTCGTTTGGATACACTGATCCACGGAAGGAAAAAACGCGGAAAAGAAGTACAATTATTCAGCAATTGGAAAGAATTATTCGGTAAGAATCAACCCATACCCCAAAAGGATTTGTTGACTTTGTTAGACGATTCCTTATTCTAA
- a CDS encoding 1-aminocyclopropane-1-carboxylate deaminase — translation MCQTKTWHSNGFPNGNIRITKLPHFWMVRDDLLPFGFGTKWRKVMGILSHLHSNQIPKVLLWGAIHGNYLASFTTILRQFGISVETITYSKDPNLRTYNERLVQSHSENVRCYANRKIAEVEFLETSKHFQGLCLPEFGLHPNLTIGLTSFWLELQAEMERTNHPSLERESKAPDANVKTDPSILIPGQNQIQKKKKYPAILIMEIGSGVSFLSAFDFFFGSSVQVLGVMVGEPKKTWLSKVEGIQSKLGMKIRPIPEEQILEMDQHNLDSKASANGTRFGKRKPFHNQWIQNFYETYEILLEPIYSANTVLSLTKWISRENPTPSIAKENLESQTPIFYLHQGGQIQHLDLVLRK, via the coding sequence ATGTGCCAAACCAAAACCTGGCACTCCAATGGATTTCCCAATGGAAACATAAGGATTACCAAACTTCCTCATTTTTGGATGGTCAGAGATGACTTACTCCCGTTCGGATTTGGTACAAAATGGCGGAAGGTGATGGGAATCCTTTCGCATTTGCATTCCAATCAAATCCCAAAGGTATTACTCTGGGGCGCCATCCATGGCAATTACTTAGCAAGTTTTACTACGATTCTCAGACAATTTGGAATCAGTGTGGAAACCATCACCTATTCCAAAGATCCAAATTTACGCACTTACAACGAACGATTGGTACAAAGCCATTCAGAGAATGTACGTTGTTATGCGAATCGTAAAATCGCTGAGGTCGAATTTTTAGAAACCTCAAAACATTTCCAAGGCCTTTGCCTTCCGGAATTTGGACTCCATCCAAATCTTACGATTGGCCTTACTTCCTTTTGGTTGGAATTACAAGCGGAAATGGAAAGAACCAACCATCCAAGCCTCGAACGAGAATCTAAGGCACCTGATGCGAATGTAAAAACAGATCCTTCCATTCTTATCCCTGGCCAAAACCAGATTCAAAAGAAAAAAAAATATCCCGCCATTCTGATCATGGAAATCGGATCAGGAGTGAGTTTTCTCAGTGCATTTGATTTTTTTTTTGGTTCCTCTGTCCAAGTTCTCGGAGTGATGGTCGGTGAACCAAAAAAAACTTGGCTATCCAAAGTGGAAGGAATCCAATCAAAACTTGGAATGAAGATACGCCCCATTCCAGAAGAACAAATTTTAGAAATGGACCAACACAATTTGGATTCGAAAGCAAGTGCAAACGGTACTCGTTTTGGGAAAAGGAAACCATTCCACAATCAATGGATCCAAAATTTTTATGAAACATACGAAATCTTACTCGAACCGATTTATAGTGCCAATACCGTTCTTTCACTCACGAAATGGATTTCGCGAGAGAATCCAACTCCTTCGATTGCGAAGGAAAATTTAGAATCCCAAACTCCTATTTTTTACCTCCACCAAGGAGGCCAGATCCAACATTTGGATTTGGTTCTACGAAAGTGA
- a CDS encoding bifunctional SulP family inorganic anion transporter/carbonic anhydrase: protein MFSNLKQDIPAGLVVFLVALPLCLGVALASGAPLMSGVISGVIGGIVVGFLSHSRTSVSGPAAGLVTLVLAATAALGDYRTFLLAVFLAGLIQIALGFLRAGFIANYVPSNVIQGLLASIGIILILKQIPHSVGFDIDPEEDFIFFQKDGENTFSELLNIRKYFSWGAVVIALSSLALMVFYDKLKWKILRYVPSPVLVILLGVVWNQIFRTSFPKLYLTEKHLVSIPNVKNWESIFSYPDFSKISNQDVWYFAFTIAAFATLETLLNLDAVERIDPHKRLASPNRELVAQGVGNSLSGLIGGLPITSVIVRSSVNIYAGASTKLSAIFHGILLALSVVFLSSSLNLIPLSSLAVILIVTGFKLTNVSVYRSIYKKGFYQFLPFISTILAIIFTDLLTGVLIGLGISFIFILKNNYKNPFSVETENLNIGETIRIELPNQVSFLNKASIKDTLWSLPKNAKLIVDASNCNFIDHDILEVLEEFKSVVAVEKNIQLNLVGVKENYELSDQVQFVNILDKEAQQKLTPDEILQFLKRGNERFVKGKWSEKYFKHQVNATAFGQNPIAVVLSCIDSRTSPEIIFDAGLGDIISIRIAGNIVNQEILGSLELSCAKIGTKLIVVLGHSNCGAVSSAIYALKDGNIASITNKIQKAIDDSDANPQIQKGGNEHMFNHVVKANVLNSIDEILSSSIYLKEQVDAGEFKIVPAFYDTSSGEVQFFETIKVK from the coding sequence ATGTTCTCCAATCTTAAACAAGACATTCCTGCTGGACTCGTTGTATTTTTAGTTGCTCTTCCTCTTTGTTTGGGTGTGGCCTTAGCGAGTGGCGCTCCCTTAATGTCAGGTGTGATCTCAGGAGTGATTGGTGGAATTGTTGTTGGATTTTTAAGTCATTCACGAACAAGTGTTAGTGGTCCTGCGGCAGGACTTGTCACATTAGTTCTTGCGGCAACCGCAGCCCTCGGTGATTATCGAACATTTTTACTAGCAGTTTTCCTTGCAGGGCTCATCCAAATTGCACTTGGTTTTTTACGTGCTGGTTTTATCGCAAATTATGTTCCGTCCAATGTCATCCAAGGTTTACTTGCATCCATTGGTATCATCCTGATCTTAAAACAAATCCCACATTCTGTTGGATTTGATATTGATCCAGAAGAGGACTTTATCTTCTTTCAAAAAGACGGAGAAAATACATTCTCTGAACTTTTAAACATTCGAAAGTATTTTTCTTGGGGAGCAGTGGTGATTGCCTTATCTTCTTTGGCACTCATGGTATTTTATGATAAACTCAAGTGGAAAATTTTGCGTTATGTTCCTTCGCCCGTCCTTGTAATTTTACTCGGAGTCGTTTGGAATCAAATTTTCCGAACTTCATTTCCTAAACTTTACCTAACCGAAAAACATTTAGTGAGTATTCCGAATGTAAAAAATTGGGAAAGTATCTTTTCTTATCCCGATTTTTCTAAGATTTCAAACCAAGACGTCTGGTATTTTGCGTTTACGATCGCTGCATTTGCTACCTTAGAAACTTTACTCAATTTGGATGCTGTGGAACGAATCGATCCACACAAACGACTCGCTTCACCTAACAGGGAGCTTGTTGCACAAGGAGTTGGAAATTCTTTGTCTGGTCTTATCGGAGGTTTGCCGATCACATCCGTCATTGTTCGAAGTTCTGTGAATATTTATGCAGGTGCCAGTACAAAACTCTCTGCAATATTCCATGGAATCTTACTAGCACTCAGTGTTGTTTTCCTAAGTTCTTCCTTAAATTTAATTCCCCTTTCTTCCTTGGCTGTAATTTTGATCGTCACCGGTTTTAAACTGACAAATGTTTCCGTCTACCGATCCATTTATAAAAAAGGATTTTATCAGTTTTTACCCTTTATTTCGACGATCTTGGCTATCATTTTCACAGACCTCCTAACAGGTGTCTTGATTGGTTTAGGTATCAGTTTTATCTTTATTTTAAAAAATAATTACAAAAACCCATTTTCTGTAGAAACGGAAAATTTGAATATTGGAGAAACCATTCGGATTGAACTTCCCAACCAAGTTTCCTTTTTGAATAAAGCATCGATCAAAGATACACTCTGGTCATTGCCTAAAAATGCAAAACTGATAGTGGATGCATCCAACTGTAATTTCATTGACCATGATATCCTAGAGGTTTTAGAAGAATTTAAATCGGTTGTAGCGGTTGAAAAAAACATCCAACTCAATTTAGTGGGAGTGAAAGAAAATTATGAATTGAGCGATCAAGTGCAGTTTGTTAATATTTTAGATAAGGAAGCCCAACAAAAACTAACACCAGACGAAATCCTTCAATTTCTAAAAAGAGGAAACGAAAGATTTGTCAAAGGCAAATGGTCGGAAAAATACTTCAAACACCAAGTGAATGCCACGGCATTTGGCCAAAATCCTATAGCGGTTGTATTATCCTGTATTGACTCACGCACAAGTCCCGAAATTATTTTTGATGCAGGACTTGGGGACATCATTTCGATTCGCATCGCAGGCAATATTGTGAACCAAGAAATTTTAGGGAGTTTGGAGTTATCTTGCGCCAAAATTGGGACTAAACTCATCGTCGTATTGGGGCATTCAAATTGTGGTGCTGTCTCTAGTGCTATTTATGCACTGAAAGATGGAAACATTGCAAGCATCACAAACAAAATCCAAAAGGCTATCGACGACTCGGACGCCAACCCTCAAATTCAAAAAGGGGGAAACGAACATATGTTTAATCATGTTGTGAAAGCAAATGTTTTGAATTCCATTGATGAAATCTTAAGTTCAAGTATTTATTTAAAAGAACAAGTAGATGCCGGTGAATTTAAAATTGTACCGGCATTTTATGATACTTCTTCAGGGGAAGTGCAGTTTTTTGAAACGATCAAAGTAAAATGA
- a CDS encoding fumarate reductase/succinate dehydrogenase flavoprotein subunit, with protein MKLDSKIPSGPLEQKWDKHKQDIKLVNPANKRKYKVIIVGTGLAGASAAATLSELGYQVSVFCFQDSPRRAHSIAAQGGINAAKNYQNDGDSVYRLFYDTVKGGDFRAREANVYRLAQVSTNIIDQCVAQGVPFAREYGGTLANRSFGGAQVSRTFYAKGQTGQQLLLGAYSALEKQISRGAVKMYPRTEMLELVLVDGHAKGIVVRDLVTGEISSHAGDAVILASGGYGNVFYLSTNAKGSNVTATYRAYKKGAAFANPCYTQIHPTCIPQSGDYQSKLTLMSESLRNDGRVWVPKKKDDLRPPHQIPEEERDYYLERKYPSYGNLAPRDISSRSAKEACDNGLGVGPKVGDKRLGVYLDFSDSIKRLGEPVVADRYDNLFQMYERITGENPYKVPMRIYPAVHYTMGGLWVDYNLMSNIPGLHVLGEANFSDHGANRLGASALMQGLADGYFVIPYTIGDYFAKEGAKNISTDRPEFKEAEARVREMTNKFLTINGNKTPDDFHRALGKIMWDQCGMARNEKGLKDALKKIPELREEFWKNVKVAGKGEELNQELEKAGRVADFLEFGELMCLDALTREESCGGHFREEHQTEDGEAKRNDDKFCHVSAWEYQGEGKTPVEHREKLEYENIHLAVRSYK; from the coding sequence ATGAAATTAGATTCAAAAATACCATCAGGCCCATTGGAACAAAAATGGGACAAACACAAACAAGACATCAAATTAGTGAACCCCGCAAACAAACGGAAATACAAAGTCATCATTGTCGGAACAGGTTTAGCGGGAGCATCCGCTGCTGCCACTCTTTCCGAACTTGGTTACCAAGTGTCTGTATTTTGTTTCCAAGATAGTCCTAGACGTGCGCACTCGATTGCTGCCCAAGGTGGGATCAATGCGGCTAAGAACTACCAAAACGATGGAGATTCCGTTTACAGATTGTTTTATGACACTGTAAAAGGTGGTGATTTCCGTGCCAGAGAAGCAAACGTTTACCGATTAGCACAAGTTTCCACAAACATCATTGACCAGTGTGTGGCACAAGGGGTTCCGTTTGCACGTGAATACGGTGGAACACTCGCCAATCGTTCGTTTGGTGGTGCGCAAGTGTCTCGTACTTTTTATGCAAAAGGTCAAACAGGTCAACAGTTACTCCTTGGTGCCTACTCTGCCCTAGAAAAACAAATCTCTCGTGGTGCTGTCAAAATGTATCCTAGAACAGAGATGTTGGAGTTAGTCCTTGTGGATGGCCATGCGAAAGGGATTGTAGTCCGTGACCTAGTCACAGGAGAAATTTCTTCCCATGCAGGTGATGCAGTGATTTTGGCATCTGGTGGTTACGGAAACGTATTTTATCTTTCCACAAACGCGAAAGGATCGAATGTAACGGCAACTTACCGTGCTTACAAAAAAGGCGCTGCGTTTGCAAACCCATGTTATACGCAAATCCACCCTACTTGTATCCCACAATCTGGTGACTACCAATCGAAACTTACCCTAATGTCGGAATCTCTCCGAAATGACGGACGAGTTTGGGTGCCAAAGAAAAAAGATGACCTTCGCCCTCCTCATCAAATCCCTGAGGAAGAAAGAGATTATTACCTAGAAAGAAAGTATCCTTCTTACGGAAACCTTGCCCCTCGTGACATCTCGTCTCGTTCTGCAAAAGAAGCCTGTGACAATGGCCTCGGTGTGGGACCAAAAGTGGGAGACAAACGTCTTGGTGTGTATTTGGACTTTTCGGATTCCATCAAACGATTGGGAGAACCAGTCGTCGCAGACCGTTACGACAACCTCTTCCAGATGTACGAACGAATCACTGGCGAAAACCCATACAAAGTGCCAATGCGGATCTACCCTGCCGTTCACTATACAATGGGTGGGCTTTGGGTCGATTATAACCTCATGTCAAACATCCCTGGTCTCCATGTCCTTGGGGAAGCCAACTTCTCTGACCATGGTGCGAACCGCCTCGGTGCCTCTGCCCTCATGCAAGGCCTTGCGGATGGTTATTTTGTCATCCCTTACACAATTGGTGATTATTTTGCCAAAGAAGGAGCCAAAAATATTTCCACAGACCGCCCTGAATTCAAAGAAGCAGAAGCCCGTGTTCGTGAAATGACAAACAAATTCTTAACGATCAATGGGAATAAAACTCCAGATGATTTCCATAGAGCGCTTGGAAAAATCATGTGGGACCAATGTGGTATGGCGCGTAACGAAAAAGGCCTAAAAGACGCTTTGAAAAAAATCCCTGAACTCAGAGAAGAATTTTGGAAAAACGTAAAAGTTGCGGGCAAAGGGGAAGAACTGAACCAAGAGTTAGAGAAAGCAGGCCGTGTTGCCGACTTCTTAGAGTTTGGCGAACTCATGTGCCTTGATGCCCTTACAAGAGAAGAATCTTGTGGTGGTCACTTCCGAGAAGAACACCAAACAGAAGATGGCGAAGCAAAACGTAACGATGATAAATTCTGCCACGTATCCGCTTGGGAATACCAAGGAGAAGGAAAAACTCCGGTAGAACACCGAGAAAAACTCGAATACGAAAACATCCACTTAGCCGTAAGGAGCTACAAATAA
- a CDS encoding succinate dehydrogenase cytochrome b subunit, giving the protein MTLSLDFFRSSIGKKIIMAITGFIWFGFVILHMVGNLQVFQGPEKLNTYAKFLKDLGPLLWVARIGLIVAFVAHVCTAILLKLENSSARPVSYAKNSTIQASVASRTMAYSGLLLLTFLIYHLAHFTLGYTNPDHYTHEYILKNGDVVHDVYAMVILGFQDPTISISYIVFMVFLALHFSHALGSMLQTLGILAPKHNPAIQKISTGLGLLVFIGNCSMPLSILLGYVR; this is encoded by the coding sequence ATGACGTTGAGTCTAGACTTCTTTCGATCCTCAATTGGAAAGAAGATCATAATGGCCATTACCGGATTTATCTGGTTTGGATTCGTGATCCTTCACATGGTCGGAAACCTACAAGTTTTCCAAGGACCAGAAAAATTAAACACCTATGCAAAGTTTCTCAAAGATTTAGGACCCCTTCTCTGGGTGGCTCGGATTGGACTCATCGTGGCTTTTGTTGCTCACGTATGCACTGCCATTCTCCTAAAACTAGAAAACAGTTCTGCTAGACCCGTCTCCTACGCTAAAAATTCTACCATCCAAGCATCAGTTGCCTCGCGCACGATGGCTTACAGTGGTTTATTACTTTTAACGTTTCTCATTTACCATTTAGCACATTTCACTTTGGGTTATACCAACCCAGACCACTACACTCACGAGTACATTTTAAAAAATGGAGATGTGGTGCATGATGTGTATGCGATGGTGATCCTTGGGTTCCAAGACCCAACTATATCCATTTCCTACATCGTGTTCATGGTTTTCCTTGCCCTACACTTTTCCCATGCTTTGGGTTCCATGTTACAAACGCTTGGGATTCTGGCACCAAAACACAATCCCGCCATTCAAAAGATTTCCACAGGACTTGGTCTACTTGTCTTCATTGGAAATTGTTCCATGCCACTCTCGATTTTACTCGGGTATGTGCGTTAA
- a CDS encoding DoxX family membrane protein: protein MKILYIIVRTLLGALFLFSSIAVLFNLVQQPEMTGNIKIFNDGLKASGYLMTFIKVTELVCAIAFLTGRFVPLASVIIAPVVINIFMVHIMIAPEGIPVGIFVVVANAFLGYYNRSAFAALFVPVHKV from the coding sequence ATGAAAATTTTATACATCATTGTGAGGACGCTCCTCGGAGCTTTGTTTCTCTTTTCTTCCATAGCAGTTTTATTTAACCTGGTGCAACAACCAGAAATGACAGGGAATATTAAAATTTTTAACGATGGCCTTAAGGCATCAGGATACTTGATGACTTTCATCAAGGTTACGGAGCTTGTTTGTGCCATCGCCTTTTTAACGGGACGATTTGTTCCATTAGCGTCTGTCATCATTGCCCCTGTGGTCATAAATATCTTTATGGTTCACATTATGATTGCACCTGAGGGAATACCCGTTGGAATTTTTGTTGTCGTTGCGAATGCATTTTTAGGGTATTACAATCGTTCTGCATTTGCAGCATTGTTTGTTCCGGTACACAAAGTATAA
- a CDS encoding flavin-containing monooxygenase, which produces MTTSGFRNPSVVVIGAGMTGILLAIELEKAGITDITILEKKHDLGGTWRENTYPGVACDIPAHMYTYSFAPNPEWSHRFAHGDEIQAYFKRVSDEYKVTPKIHFNEAVTESSYQNAKWTIKTSKDKTYVSDFLISATGILHHPAKPNIPGLERFQGKCFHTAEWDHSVPLEGKRIGVIGTGSTAAQVIPEVMKLGKKVSVFQRTPQWIVKVPDTTYTEEDKKKWRKEPNLLKRFHKWYTFAVEQTFSKAVIGKKIPHMLMSFLCKRNLRTSVKDPELRKKLTPNYRVGCKRVIVNSTFYDAIQKPNADLVTEGIEKITEKGVVTKDGKLHELDVLVLATGFHPFHFMRPMNLTGENGISIETAWKKKVQAYRSLFIPHFPNFVLMLGPNTPIGNFSVIAMSEVQTKYVLKIIEDWRRGKFNSIQATEEALHRFAAYLKKGMAGTVWLGGCQSWYLDPDGDPAMWPYTWKQWEKEMKTPDYNDFSLTTQ; this is translated from the coding sequence ATGACAACATCAGGTTTTAGAAATCCATCTGTTGTGGTGATCGGTGCTGGAATGACAGGCATTCTTCTAGCGATTGAATTAGAAAAAGCAGGGATCACCGACATTACCATTTTAGAAAAGAAACATGACTTAGGTGGGACATGGCGAGAGAACACCTATCCTGGTGTTGCCTGTGATATCCCGGCCCATATGTATACTTATAGTTTTGCGCCAAATCCTGAATGGAGCCATCGTTTTGCCCATGGTGACGAAATCCAAGCGTACTTCAAACGTGTGAGTGATGAATACAAAGTGACTCCCAAAATCCACTTCAACGAGGCAGTCACGGAAAGTTCTTATCAGAATGCAAAGTGGACCATCAAAACCTCAAAGGACAAAACCTATGTTTCTGATTTTCTCATTTCGGCAACAGGGATCCTGCACCATCCAGCCAAACCAAATATCCCTGGTCTCGAACGTTTCCAAGGAAAATGTTTCCATACAGCGGAATGGGACCATTCTGTTCCTCTCGAAGGGAAACGAATTGGAGTCATTGGAACAGGTTCCACAGCGGCACAAGTCATTCCGGAAGTGATGAAACTTGGCAAAAAAGTATCTGTATTCCAAAGGACTCCTCAGTGGATTGTAAAAGTACCCGATACAACCTACACAGAAGAAGACAAAAAAAAATGGAGGAAGGAACCGAATCTCTTAAAACGATTCCACAAATGGTATACATTTGCCGTCGAACAAACCTTTTCCAAAGCCGTGATCGGCAAAAAAATTCCTCATATGCTCATGAGTTTTTTATGCAAACGAAATCTTCGTACATCTGTAAAAGATCCTGAATTGAGAAAAAAACTAACACCCAACTATCGAGTTGGTTGCAAACGTGTGATTGTAAATTCTACTTTTTACGATGCCATCCAAAAACCTAACGCAGATCTGGTGACAGAAGGGATAGAAAAAATCACAGAAAAAGGTGTGGTGACAAAAGATGGTAAACTCCATGAATTGGATGTTTTAGTTCTCGCGACTGGATTCCACCCCTTTCATTTTATGCGTCCTATGAATTTAACCGGAGAAAATGGAATCTCCATCGAAACAGCCTGGAAAAAGAAGGTACAAGCATATCGATCACTATTTATCCCCCACTTCCCCAATTTTGTTTTAATGTTAGGACCGAACACCCCCATTGGAAATTTTTCTGTCATTGCAATGAGCGAAGTACAAACCAAATACGTCTTAAAGATCATTGAAGATTGGAGGAGAGGAAAATTCAACTCAATCCAAGCGACAGAGGAAGCCTTACATCGATTTGCAGCGTATTTGAAAAAAGGAATGGCTGGAACTGTTTGGCTCGGTGGTTGTCAAAGTTGGTATTTAGATCCTGATGGAGACCCTGCCATGTGGCCCTATACCTGGAAACAATGGGAAAAGGAAATGAAAACACCTGATTACAATGATTTTAGTCTCACCACCCAATAA
- a CDS encoding succinate dehydrogenase/fumarate reductase iron-sulfur subunit, giving the protein MKLHLKVWRQKDKNDKGRMVSYEANNVSEHMSFLEMLDVVNDDLIKKGDDPIAFDHDCREGICGSCSMVINGVPHGPEKGTTTCQLHMRKFKDGDTVVIEPWRAKAFPVTKDLVVDRSAFDRIIQAGGYVNVNTGGAPDGNALPIPKVDADLAMDAATCIGCGACVAACKNASAMLFVSAKVSHLALLPQGVVEKKERVRKMVSAMDKEGFGNCTNQYECEAACPKEISVNFITKLNREFISS; this is encoded by the coding sequence ATGAAGTTACACCTGAAAGTTTGGAGACAAAAAGACAAAAACGACAAAGGTCGTATGGTGAGTTACGAAGCAAACAACGTAAGCGAACATATGTCCTTTTTGGAAATGCTTGATGTTGTGAACGACGATCTCATCAAAAAAGGAGATGATCCCATCGCTTTCGACCATGACTGTCGGGAAGGGATTTGTGGATCATGTTCTATGGTGATCAACGGTGTTCCGCATGGTCCAGAAAAAGGAACCACCACTTGCCAATTGCATATGCGTAAGTTCAAAGATGGTGATACCGTCGTGATCGAACCTTGGCGTGCCAAAGCATTCCCAGTCACTAAGGACCTCGTGGTAGACCGATCTGCATTTGATCGCATCATCCAAGCCGGTGGGTATGTCAATGTAAACACTGGTGGGGCTCCTGATGGAAATGCCCTGCCGATTCCAAAAGTAGATGCTGACCTTGCGATGGATGCGGCGACTTGTATTGGATGTGGGGCTTGTGTCGCTGCCTGTAAAAATGCATCAGCGATGTTATTTGTTTCGGCGAAGGTATCTCACTTGGCTCTTTTACCACAAGGTGTGGTAGAGAAAAAAGAAAGGGTACGTAAAATGGTAAGTGCAATGGACAAAGAAGGTTTTGGAAATTGTACAAACCAATACGAATGTGAAGCAGCTTGTCCGAAAGAAATTTCTGTCAACTTCATCACAAAGCTCAACAGAGAATTCATTTCAAGCTAA